A single genomic interval of Musa acuminata AAA Group cultivar baxijiao chromosome BXJ3-4, Cavendish_Baxijiao_AAA, whole genome shotgun sequence harbors:
- the LOC103980976 gene encoding auxin-responsive protein IAA1: MSTTETGCSSTEPEVTGGLGYDETELTLGLPGAGGSRLSETDRKRGFAEAVGLNLEAASRGEDCGARSSDSSDGPVSGAVKPSAAKAQVVGWPPVRSFRRNALRSCTYVKVAVDGAPYLRKVDLEAHGGYEQLLAALEEMFSCFTVRHYPDERRLVDPVNGTEYVPTYEDKDGDWMLVGDVPWKMFVASCKRLRLMKSSDAINLATRIPQECSNK, from the exons ATGTCGACGACGGAGACCGGGTGTAGCTCGACGGAGCCGGAGGTGACCGGTGGTCTGGGTTACGACGAGACGGAGCTCACGCTCGGCCTGCCCGGGGCCGGGGGGTCAAGGCTGTCCGAGACGGACAGGAAGCGTGGGTTCGCGGAGGCCGTCGGCCTCAACCTCGAGGCCGCGTCTCGCGGCGAGGATTGTGGCGCCCGGTCGTCTGACTCCTCCGACGGGCCAGTCTCCGGCGCCGTCAAGCCTTCAGCTGCCAA GGCGCAGGTGGTGGGGTGGCCGCCGGTGAGGTCGTTCCGGCGGAACGCGCTGAGGAGCTGCACCTACGTGAAGGTGGCGGTGGACGGGGCGCCGTACCTCCGGAAGGTCGACCTGGAGGCGCACGGTGGCTACGAGCAGCTGCTGGCAGCTCTGGAGGAGATGTTCTCTTGCTTCACCGTCC GCCACTATCCGGACGAGAGGAGGCTGGTGGATCCCGTGAACGGGACGGAGTACGTCCCTACCTACGAGGACAAGGACGGCGACTGGATGCTCGTCGGGGATGTCCCTTGGAA GATGTTTGTTGCTTCATGCAAACGACTGCGATTGATGAAAAGCTCTGATGCAATCAATTTAG CTACAAGAATACCTCAAGAATGCTCCAACAAGTAG
- the LOC103981624 gene encoding gibberellin 3-beta-dioxygenase 1-like, producing MNPNPTTTFMSCSPSEPQQYLELESVREVPDSHAWPALDDHPTVYEPVPVVDLAGPDASVAHLARVCESWGAFQVTGHGIRSDLLERLESETRRLFALPMDQKLKAARPSNGISGYGLARISCFFSKLMWSEGFTISGSPLDHALKLWPDADPSRFCDVMQDYSDEMKQVAGRVVRLMLLSMGLTPEEMKRAEEGTRVDQLSAVLQLNSYPPCPDPNRAMGLAAHTDSSLVTLLFQSGTSGLQLLRRQDQHGPARWVTVPPRPGALIVLAGDLLQILTNGRYKSVAHRAVVNRNHHRVSVAYICGPPPHHKLSPVGKPASPAPCLAYRAVSWADYLALKAELFDKALASIMVAEDSRGDEGICC from the exons ATGAATCCCAATCCAACGACCACCTTCATGTCTTGTTCGCCGTCGGAGCCGCAGCAATACTTGGAGTTGGAGTCCGTCCGAGAGGTGCCGGACTCCCACGCTTGGCCCGCCCTCGACGATCACCCGACGGTGTACGAGCCGGTCCCGGTCGTCGACCTCGCGGGTCCGGACGCCTCCGTCGCCCACCTGGCCCGGGTCTGCGAGTCGTGGGGAGCATTCCAGGTCACCGGCCATGGCATCCGCTCGGACCTGCTGGAGCGGCTCGAGTCCGAGACGCGCCGCCTCTTCGCGCTCCCCATGGACCAGAAGCTTAAGGCGGCCCGCCCGTCCAACGGCATCTCCGGCTACGGTCTCGCTCGCATCTCCTGCTTCTTCTCCAAGCTCATGTGGTCCGAGGGCTTCACCATCTCCGGCTCCCCTCTGGATCACGCCCTCAAGCTCTGGCCGGATGCCGATCCCTCCCGCTTCTG TGATGTGATGCAAGACTATAGCGACGAGATGAAGCAGGTCGCGGGACGGGTGGTGCGGCTGATGCTCCTCTCGATGGGCCTCACGCCGGAGGAGATGAAGCGGGCCGAGGAGGGGACGAGGGTGGACCAGTTGTCCGCCGTGTTGCAGTTGAACTCGTACCCGCcgtgtccggacccgaaccgagcgatGGGGCTCGCAGCGCACACCGACTCCAGCCTCGTCACCCTGCTCTTCCAGAGCGGCACCAGCGGCCTCCAGCTCCTCCGGCGCCAGGACCAGCACGGCCCGGCGCGCTGGGTGACGGTGCCGCCGCGGCCGGGTGCGCTCATCGTGCTCGCGGGAGACTTGCTCCAGATACTAACCAACGGGCGATACAAGAGCGTCGCCCACCGAGCCGTCGTGAACCGGAACCACCACCGCGTGTCCGTGGCCTACATCTGTGGGCCGCCACCGCACCACAAGCTGTCGCCCGTCGGGAAGCCGGCAAGTCCTGCGCCATGCCTGGCCTACAGGGCTGTGTCGTGGGCGGATTACTTGGCCCTCAAGGCCGAGCTCTTCGACAAGGCGCTGGCGTCCATCATGGTGGCGGAGGACTCGAGGGGAGACGAAGGGATTTGTTGTTAA